In one Dermacentor albipictus isolate Rhodes 1998 colony chromosome 4, USDA_Dalb.pri_finalv2, whole genome shotgun sequence genomic region, the following are encoded:
- the LOC139059690 gene encoding uncharacterized protein: protein MRGYWGRLHEPITDEEGWYSTGDLCYYDKDGWLYLVARLSDYFCVRGCKYWPAEVKAMLLKCPGVHDCAVVGIPHPEAGEVAHALIVPAPQERTVSAEHVTQFVEANASKGCRLEGGVTFVDTIPRNNRGKLVRRQLVQWIIGKREQGGINSREDEV from the exons ATGCGTGGATACTGGGGGAGACTGCACGAGCCCATCACCGACGAAGAAGGCTGGTACAGCACAG GCGACCTGTGCTACTACGACAAAGACGGCTGGCTGTACCTGGTTGCGCGGCTGAGCGACTACTTCTGCGTCCGTGGGTGCAAGTATTGGCCGGCCGAAGTCAAGGCCATGCTGCTCAAGTGTCCAGGGGTTCATGACTGCGCCGTCGTTGGAATACCCCATCCCGAAGCTGGAGAAGTGGCGCACGCTCTGATTGTGCCCGCGCCACAAGAAAGAACAGTGAGCGCAGAACACGTCACGCAATTTGTGGAAG CCAACGCATCGAAGGGATGCCGGTTGGAAGGAGGCGTCACATTTGTCGACACGATTCCACGCAACAATAGAGGAAAGCTCGTCAGGCGTCAGCTGGTCCAATGGATTATCGGGAAGCGAGAACAGGGAGGCATCAACAGTCGGGAAGACGAGGTGTAA